One genomic window of Mucilaginibacter sp. SJ includes the following:
- a CDS encoding penicillin acylase family protein, which yields MDKLFGKIAVTVKANFIIVSMFLPALVFAQKINQKEIKREKTLAKSVTIIRDNWGVPHIYGKTDAAVVFGLMYTQCEDNFKGIERNYLYQLGKQAQVDGETNLYTDVQLQLIADSADAIKDYKTSAPWFRKLLDAFADGINYYLYKHPEVKPKVFKHFEPWYALMFTDGSVAATETGGIKLSETKDFYSTAPEKLGAVISQPAKNIYDMVNERETGSNGFAIAPSKSASGHALLYINPHVPFYFRSEVELVSDEGLNAYGAVTWGQFFIYQGFNQHCGWMHTSAYADVADLYAEKVSKKEGKWYYEYDGKLRPVITRKLSFKIKHSDETEQRSITGYYTHHGPVLGARDGKWMALKANNRSYNALVESWLITKANNLAEYKKAMNMLSNATNSTVYADDKGNTIFWYGNYIPKRNPKYDWSLPVDGSTSATEWQGVHKLSEIITNTNPATGWIQNCNSTPYTASGTSSPDKSKYPVYMAPDGENYRAVTAIRILKDAKNLTLDDLVAKGYDHYLAAFDDLLPSLFKAYDDAPDSVKQSLAEPIKILQQWDRNTAIHSVASSLAIEWGTLMMKALPPPQTDQESTFITRRFQTLVKTITPAQQLAWLKDVLKNLQSRFGTWKVEWGEMNRYQRPDDGITFDDNKPSIPVGLTGSGFGQLPSFQSRTMNTNKRYGYSGNSFIAVVEFGTRLRAKSIVNGGSSFDPASKNFTDQEQGIIDGKFKDVLFYKKDVLKHAQRSYHPGDGFK from the coding sequence ATGGATAAATTGTTTGGTAAAATTGCTGTTACCGTGAAAGCTAATTTTATTATTGTTTCAATGTTTCTTCCTGCTTTGGTTTTTGCTCAAAAAATTAATCAAAAGGAAATAAAACGGGAGAAAACATTAGCAAAGTCAGTAACCATTATCAGGGATAATTGGGGAGTTCCTCACATTTATGGAAAAACAGATGCTGCTGTTGTTTTCGGATTGATGTATACCCAGTGCGAAGATAACTTTAAAGGCATTGAACGCAATTACCTTTACCAGTTAGGTAAACAGGCCCAGGTTGATGGCGAAACTAATTTATATACCGATGTGCAGCTGCAACTGATTGCCGATAGTGCCGACGCCATTAAAGATTACAAAACAAGCGCCCCCTGGTTTCGGAAACTGTTGGATGCTTTTGCCGATGGCATTAATTATTACCTGTACAAACATCCCGAAGTAAAGCCCAAAGTATTTAAACATTTTGAACCCTGGTATGCCTTGATGTTTACCGATGGCAGCGTTGCCGCTACCGAAACAGGTGGCATTAAACTAAGCGAAACCAAAGACTTTTACAGTACCGCCCCCGAAAAGCTTGGCGCGGTGATCAGCCAGCCTGCAAAAAATATTTATGATATGGTGAACGAGCGCGAAACCGGTTCAAATGGCTTTGCTATAGCACCATCCAAATCGGCATCGGGCCATGCTTTGCTGTATATTAATCCGCATGTGCCGTTCTATTTCCGCAGCGAAGTTGAGCTGGTAAGCGATGAAGGCCTTAACGCGTACGGGGCTGTTACCTGGGGCCAGTTTTTTATTTACCAGGGTTTCAACCAGCACTGCGGATGGATGCATACCAGTGCCTATGCCGACGTAGCCGACCTTTACGCCGAAAAAGTGAGTAAAAAAGAGGGTAAATGGTATTACGAATATGATGGTAAGCTGAGGCCCGTTATCACCCGTAAACTATCTTTCAAAATAAAGCATAGCGATGAGACTGAGCAGCGCTCTATAACAGGATATTATACCCATCACGGCCCGGTGCTGGGCGCCAGGGATGGTAAGTGGATGGCACTTAAAGCTAACAACCGCTCATACAATGCCCTGGTTGAGTCATGGCTGATAACCAAAGCCAATAACCTGGCCGAATATAAAAAGGCCATGAACATGTTATCGAACGCTACAAACAGTACTGTTTACGCCGACGATAAGGGGAATACTATTTTTTGGTACGGCAACTACATTCCTAAACGCAATCCCAAATATGACTGGAGCCTGCCTGTTGATGGCAGTACATCGGCCACCGAATGGCAGGGTGTCCACAAACTGAGCGAGATCATCACTAATACCAACCCCGCCACCGGCTGGATCCAGAACTGTAATTCAACGCCGTATACGGCTTCGGGCACGTCAAGTCCTGATAAAAGTAAATACCCCGTATACATGGCCCCTGATGGTGAAAACTACCGGGCGGTAACTGCTATCAGGATTTTAAAAGATGCGAAAAACCTTACGCTTGATGACCTGGTAGCCAAAGGGTATGACCACTACCTGGCCGCTTTTGACGATCTGTTACCCTCACTTTTCAAGGCATATGATGATGCACCCGATTCTGTAAAGCAATCACTTGCAGAGCCAATAAAGATCCTGCAGCAGTGGGACAGGAATACTGCCATCCATTCTGTAGCCAGTTCGCTTGCCATTGAATGGGGTACATTGATGATGAAAGCGCTGCCGCCGCCTCAAACCGATCAGGAAAGCACTTTCATTACCCGGCGCTTTCAAACACTGGTTAAAACCATAACCCCGGCGCAGCAGTTGGCCTGGTTAAAAGACGTACTTAAAAATTTGCAAAGCCGTTTTGGCACCTGGAAAGTGGAGTGGGGGGAGATGAACCGCTACCAGCGCCCGGATGATGGCATCACCTTTGATGATAACAAACCCAGTATCCCGGTTGGATTAACAGGATCAGGCTTTGGACAACTGCCATCGTTCCAGAGCCGCACCATGAACACCAACAAGCGGTATGGATATTCGGGCAATAGTTTTATCGCTGTTGTGGAATTTGGTACACGGTTAAGAGCTAAAAGCATCGTAAACGGTGGCAGTTCCTTTGATCCTGCATCAAAAAACTTCACCGATCAGGAGCAGGGCATTATTGACGGTAAATTTAAGGACGTGCTGTTTTACAAAAAAGATGTTTTAAAGCATGCGCAGCGCAGCTATCATCCCGGCGACGGTTTTAAATAG
- a CDS encoding DUF2911 domain-containing protein → MKKSFQLKAAFLFAFALLVSAVTFAQDKPASPRDSVSGTAAGSTITINYGSPSVKGRKIWGGLEAYGKVWRAGANEATTFTTTKDIKVEGKPLAAGTYSFFLVPAENGTWTVIFNKVAKQWGAFKYDESKDALRVNVKTKAAPMHERLVYTVDAKSFCMFWDKIVVPVSVSK, encoded by the coding sequence ATGAAAAAATCATTTCAGCTTAAGGCGGCATTCCTGTTTGCTTTCGCCTTATTGGTATCAGCGGTAACCTTTGCCCAGGACAAACCAGCAAGCCCGCGCGATAGCGTTAGCGGTACAGCTGCCGGTTCAACTATTACTATTAACTATGGCAGCCCATCGGTTAAAGGCCGTAAAATTTGGGGCGGTCTTGAAGCTTACGGTAAAGTATGGCGTGCAGGTGCTAACGAGGCCACAACTTTTACAACAACAAAAGATATCAAAGTTGAGGGTAAACCACTGGCAGCGGGTACTTATAGCTTCTTCCTGGTCCCTGCCGAAAACGGTACCTGGACAGTTATTTTTAACAAAGTGGCCAAACAATGGGGTGCGTTTAAATACGATGAGTCAAAAGACGCCCTGCGTGTAAACGTAAAAACCAAAGCCGCGCCAATGCACGAAAGATTAGTTTATACAGTTGATGCAAAAAGTTTTTGCATGTTCTGGGACAAGATCGTAGTGCCGGTGTCTGTAAGTAAATGA
- a CDS encoding L-rhamnose mutarotase, with the protein MSQRYCLTLDLKDDAALIAEYEKYHQAIWPEIHDSIIAKGITKMEIYRFDTRMFMIMEVDDTFSFEKSAALDATNPKVKEWEDLMWGYQSPVKNALPGAKWVLMDKVFSL; encoded by the coding sequence ATGAGCCAGCGATACTGTTTAACCCTCGATCTGAAAGATGACGCGGCACTCATTGCCGAATACGAAAAATATCACCAGGCTATTTGGCCCGAAATTCATGACAGCATTATCGCCAAAGGAATCACCAAGATGGAGATCTACCGTTTTGATACCCGCATGTTCATGATCATGGAGGTTGATGATACTTTCAGTTTCGAAAAATCGGCAGCTTTAGATGCGACGAACCCTAAAGTAAAGGAATGGGAAGATTTGATGTGGGGTTATCAATCGCCGGTAAAAAATGCGCTCCCAGGTGCAAAATGGGTTTTAATGGACAAAGTTTTCTCCTTATAA
- a CDS encoding SDR family NAD(P)-dependent oxidoreductase: MFKLTNKSVIVTGGGSGIGKAMAVLFAQQGAEVHIIELNDQAAADTVTEITSAGGKATGYACDVSNQQQVVDTFTKIGKIDILINNAGIAHIGRADNTSTEDFERVFNVNVKGAYNCLYAALPAMKANGGGVILNTASIAASVGITDRFAYSMSKGAIHAMTLSVARDFLHDNIRCNCISPARVHTPFVDGFIAKNYAGKEDEIFEKLSKSQPIGRMGKPEEVAALALYLCSDEAGFITGTDYPIDGGFITLNN, encoded by the coding sequence ATGTTCAAACTAACCAATAAATCAGTAATAGTAACAGGCGGAGGCAGCGGCATAGGCAAAGCTATGGCCGTGTTATTTGCACAGCAGGGTGCCGAAGTTCATATCATCGAATTAAATGACCAGGCGGCAGCCGATACCGTAACTGAAATAACTTCGGCAGGTGGCAAAGCAACCGGCTATGCGTGTGATGTTAGCAACCAGCAACAAGTGGTTGATACTTTTACCAAAATAGGTAAGATAGATATCCTGATCAATAACGCGGGTATAGCGCACATTGGTCGCGCAGATAATACCAGTACCGAAGATTTTGAGCGCGTGTTTAACGTGAATGTTAAAGGCGCTTACAACTGCCTTTACGCGGCCCTCCCGGCAATGAAAGCCAATGGTGGCGGTGTGATCCTGAATACGGCTTCCATAGCGGCCAGCGTTGGTATTACCGACAGGTTTGCTTACTCTATGAGTAAAGGCGCCATCCATGCCATGACTTTATCAGTAGCGCGCGACTTTCTGCATGACAACATCCGTTGTAACTGCATTTCGCCGGCAAGGGTGCACACACCTTTTGTAGATGGCTTTATTGCTAAAAATTATGCCGGTAAAGAGGATGAGATCTTTGAAAAACTCTCAAAAAGCCAGCCGATAGGCAGGATGGGCAAACCGGAGGAAGTGGCTGCTTTGGCACTTTACCTCTGCTCGGACGAGGCCGGTTTCATTACCGGTACCGATTACCCTATCGATGGTGGCTTTATCACCCTGAACAATTAA
- a CDS encoding DUF3810 domain-containing protein, with translation MRYPTNKKPVLKRIIAITLLALAIFLLMLFADHPAAVERYYANGFYIIICRVFHSVLNIFPFSVGDIVYIAVVIYLIYAVIRLIALLFKKRFQMAGKLFLGLVIGIQAGVVAFYMLWGMNYFRLPASERLGLRDTAFTTADLKAVTRILIDSANVTRARLTPADWAQSNTHIYNTARHAIGVLSKDSVNFRAYNPDIKPSILTPLLNYIGTSGYYNPFTSEAQVNYRMPIFNRPFVVCHEMSHQMGYGAEDEADFAGFVIAVKSHDRLLRYSAYHLAVQEFMHSLGARDTLAHKELKALISKDVCGDYITERNYWLAYENKLGAISSIFYDNFLKANNQPQGLETYNRMVLLAMAWYRDKWVH, from the coding sequence ATGCGCTACCCAACCAACAAAAAACCTGTACTAAAAAGAATCATCGCAATAACATTATTGGCATTGGCTATTTTTTTGCTAATGCTGTTTGCTGATCATCCGGCCGCTGTTGAACGCTATTATGCCAATGGTTTTTACATTATCATTTGCCGGGTTTTTCATTCCGTTTTAAACATATTTCCGTTTAGTGTTGGCGATATCGTATATATAGCCGTGGTTATTTATTTGATCTATGCGGTGATCAGGTTAATTGCCCTGCTGTTTAAAAAAAGATTTCAAATGGCGGGGAAGCTTTTTTTAGGATTGGTTATAGGTATCCAGGCAGGCGTTGTGGCTTTTTATATGTTGTGGGGAATGAACTATTTCAGGCTGCCGGCCTCCGAGCGGCTTGGGCTGAGGGATACGGCTTTTACAACCGCCGATCTTAAAGCGGTAACCCGCATCCTGATTGACAGCGCCAACGTTACCCGTGCACGGCTTACACCGGCCGACTGGGCCCAAAGTAATACCCATATTTATAATACAGCACGGCATGCCATCGGCGTGCTCAGTAAAGATTCTGTTAATTTCAGGGCTTATAATCCCGATATAAAACCATCTATATTGACGCCATTATTAAATTATATTGGCACGTCGGGCTATTATAACCCTTTCACCTCTGAAGCCCAGGTAAATTACCGGATGCCCATTTTTAACCGGCCCTTTGTGGTATGTCATGAGATGTCGCACCAGATGGGATATGGGGCAGAGGATGAAGCTGATTTTGCCGGCTTTGTCATCGCCGTAAAATCGCATGACAGGTTATTGCGTTATTCGGCATATCATCTCGCTGTGCAGGAATTCATGCATTCGCTTGGCGCCCGTGATACCCTTGCTCATAAAGAACTCAAAGCATTGATCAGCAAAGATGTATGCGGCGATTATATCACCGAGCGGAATTACTGGCTGGCTTACGAAAACAAGCTGGGCGCCATAAGCAGTATTTTTTATGATAACTTCCTGAAAGCCAACAACCAGCCCCAGGGCCTCGAAACCTATAACCGCATGGTGTTATTAGCTATGGCGTGGTACAGGGATAAGTGGGTTCATTAG
- a CDS encoding alpha-L-fucosidase, whose product MIKKLLLMGMLLGVVSAGAQTYTPTAENLAARQNFQDMKFGLFIHWGIYSELGAGEWVMNEKHIPYDSYKRLADFFNPQAFNAHDWVVFAKKAGMKYITVTSRHHDGFSMFGTKASPYNIVDATPYHKDPLMELAQECVKEGIELHFYYSLLDWGRKDYAYGSPIVDGKPANSDWDSYISFMKAQLTELITKYPGVKGIWFDGHWERDVNWHYDEIYGLIHKLNPAILVGNNHHLAPKEGEDFQMFEKDLPGANTTGFSGKSKIGALPLETCETINNSWGFNITDRSFKSSKRIIHYLVNAAGLNANFLLNIGPMPNGKIQPEFTDTLAVVGAWVQKNGEAIYGTRGSGIPAQPWGVITRKDKNLYVHVMTAPQQPYVFIPQLKGKVTKAALLADGSAVKFKQQTEGLFVYLNGVATDPNDTIIKLTTN is encoded by the coding sequence ATGATCAAAAAGCTATTATTAATGGGGATGCTGCTTGGTGTTGTAAGCGCGGGCGCTCAAACCTACACGCCAACAGCCGAGAATCTTGCTGCAAGGCAAAACTTCCAGGATATGAAGTTTGGCCTGTTTATTCACTGGGGTATTTACAGTGAGCTTGGCGCGGGCGAGTGGGTGATGAACGAAAAACACATCCCTTATGATAGCTATAAACGCCTCGCCGATTTCTTTAATCCGCAGGCTTTTAATGCCCACGACTGGGTGGTGTTTGCCAAAAAAGCGGGCATGAAGTACATCACCGTTACGTCACGCCATCATGATGGGTTCAGCATGTTTGGTACTAAAGCATCGCCGTACAATATTGTTGATGCTACTCCTTACCATAAAGATCCCTTGATGGAACTGGCACAGGAATGCGTTAAGGAAGGCATCGAACTGCATTTTTACTATTCGCTATTGGATTGGGGCCGTAAAGATTACGCCTACGGCAGTCCGATAGTTGACGGCAAGCCCGCAAATAGCGACTGGGACAGCTACATCAGTTTCATGAAAGCGCAGCTTACGGAACTCATTACCAAATACCCCGGCGTTAAAGGCATCTGGTTTGATGGCCACTGGGAGCGTGATGTTAACTGGCATTATGACGAGATCTATGGGTTGATCCACAAACTGAACCCTGCTATACTGGTAGGCAACAATCACCACCTTGCGCCAAAAGAGGGCGAAGATTTCCAGATGTTCGAAAAGGATTTGCCGGGCGCTAATACTACCGGTTTCAGCGGGAAATCAAAAATAGGTGCCCTGCCCCTGGAAACCTGCGAAACCATCAACAATAGCTGGGGCTTTAACATTACCGACAGGAGTTTTAAGTCATCTAAACGCATTATCCATTACCTGGTTAACGCTGCTGGTCTGAACGCCAACTTTTTATTGAACATAGGCCCGATGCCAAACGGTAAAATTCAGCCTGAATTTACCGATACGCTGGCTGTTGTAGGCGCCTGGGTACAAAAAAATGGCGAAGCGATTTACGGCACCCGCGGCAGTGGTATTCCGGCACAGCCATGGGGAGTAATCACCCGGAAAGACAAAAACCTGTATGTGCATGTGATGACAGCACCGCAACAACCATACGTTTTCATTCCGCAATTAAAAGGCAAAGTGACCAAGGCCGCTTTACTGGCCGATGGCAGCGCGGTAAAATTTAAACAACAAACTGAGGGGCTGTTTGTATATCTTAACGGTGTAGCAACCGACCCTAATGATACTATTATTAAACTGACAACTAACTAA
- a CDS encoding alpha-L-fucosidase: MLKKLQLLLMFVLLMAPSVFAQKMIGTETDAQKEKRMEWWKDDRFGMFIHWGLYSQAARHEWVKHNEKIDNAGYQKYFDQFNPDLFDPQKWAKQAKAAGMKYAVLTTKHHEGFCLFDSKFTDYKAPNTKAKRDLVREYVNAFRAQGLKVGFYYSLLDWHHPQYTIDDHHPQSPADKSDASYAKLNKGRDMAKYRQYMRDQITELLTKYGKIDILWLDFSFPRKDGHGKGKDDWGSVELLKLIRKLQPGIIVDNRLNLEEYKDGADFETPEQVSTAELAKYRGKTWETCQTFSGSWGYYRDENTWKTHRQLLDLLITSVSNGGNLILNVGPTARGEFDYRATRALDSLAYWMHANSKSVYNCTFASDTYKIPEGTKLTYNKAAGKLYIHLFSYPQGKLVLPGYKGKIKYAQFLNDSSELLYKDGSGDDLELTLPAQKPPYEIPVIELTLQQ, encoded by the coding sequence ATGCTAAAGAAACTACAATTACTGTTGATGTTTGTATTGCTGATGGCCCCATCTGTATTTGCCCAAAAAATGATAGGCACCGAAACCGATGCCCAGAAAGAGAAACGCATGGAATGGTGGAAAGACGACCGTTTTGGTATGTTCATTCACTGGGGTCTGTACTCGCAGGCTGCCCGCCACGAATGGGTAAAGCATAACGAAAAAATTGATAACGCCGGTTATCAGAAATATTTCGACCAGTTTAACCCCGATCTTTTTGACCCGCAAAAATGGGCGAAGCAGGCCAAAGCGGCAGGGATGAAATATGCTGTACTGACCACCAAGCACCACGAAGGATTTTGCCTGTTCGATTCAAAGTTTACTGATTATAAAGCTCCCAATACCAAAGCCAAACGCGACCTGGTACGCGAATATGTGAACGCTTTCAGGGCACAAGGTTTAAAGGTGGGCTTTTATTATTCGCTGTTAGACTGGCATCACCCCCAATATACTATTGATGACCATCATCCGCAGTCGCCTGCCGATAAAAGTGATGCCTCATATGCTAAACTGAACAAGGGCAGAGATATGGCCAAATACCGCCAGTACATGCGCGATCAGATCACCGAACTGCTAACCAAATACGGCAAAATCGATATCCTTTGGCTTGATTTTTCATTTCCGCGTAAGGATGGGCACGGTAAAGGCAAAGACGATTGGGGATCAGTTGAATTGCTTAAGCTGATCAGGAAGTTACAGCCGGGCATTATTGTAGATAACCGCCTTAACCTGGAAGAATATAAAGACGGCGCCGATTTTGAAACCCCTGAGCAGGTAAGCACCGCCGAGTTAGCTAAATACCGCGGCAAAACCTGGGAAACCTGCCAAACCTTTTCGGGTTCGTGGGGGTACTACCGTGATGAAAATACCTGGAAAACCCATCGTCAACTGCTTGATCTGTTAATTACTTCGGTAAGTAATGGCGGTAACCTGATCCTGAATGTAGGGCCAACCGCCCGCGGTGAGTTTGACTATCGTGCTACCCGCGCGCTGGATAGCCTGGCTTACTGGATGCACGCCAACAGCAAATCGGTATACAATTGTACGTTTGCTTCTGATACTTATAAAATACCAGAGGGAACCAAGCTTACTTATAACAAAGCGGCCGGTAAACTGTATATACATTTGTTCAGCTATCCGCAAGGCAAGCTGGTATTGCCCGGCTACAAAGGCAAGATTAAATACGCGCAGTTTTTAAATGACAGCTCGGAGCTTTTATATAAGGATGGCAGCGGTGACGACCTGGAGTTAACCCTCCCCGCACAAAAACCGCCGTATGAAATTCCGGTAATTGAACTTACGCTTCAGCAATAA
- a CDS encoding fumarylacetoacetate hydrolase family protein, with protein MKLIRFGESGKEKPGVILNDKKYDVSAFGEDYTEQFFETDGVNRLTAFIKDKQLPEVADGVRLGSPIVRPSKLVCIGLNYADHAKETNAPLPPEPVIFMKATTAIVGPFDDIMIPKNSVKTDWEVELAVVIGKKASYVEEAEAMDYVAGYVLHNDVSEREFQLERNGTWDKGKGCDTFAPLGPFLATPDEIADPHNLRLWLKVNGETMQDGTTSNFIFNLPHLISYTSQFMTLLPGDIISTGTPAGVGLGMKPPIYLKAGDVVELGIEGLGESKQNLIAYAKN; from the coding sequence ATGAAGCTTATACGATTTGGCGAAAGCGGAAAAGAGAAACCGGGAGTTATCCTGAATGATAAAAAATACGATGTATCGGCCTTTGGCGAAGACTACACCGAACAGTTTTTTGAAACCGATGGTGTTAACCGCCTTACCGCTTTTATAAAAGACAAACAACTGCCCGAAGTGGCGGATGGTGTACGTTTAGGAAGCCCTATCGTGCGCCCTTCAAAACTGGTTTGTATTGGCCTTAACTATGCCGACCATGCCAAGGAAACCAACGCACCGCTGCCACCCGAGCCGGTGATCTTTATGAAAGCTACCACCGCTATTGTTGGTCCGTTTGATGATATCATGATCCCTAAAAACTCCGTAAAAACCGATTGGGAAGTGGAACTGGCTGTGGTTATCGGCAAAAAAGCATCGTATGTGGAAGAAGCCGAGGCTATGGACTACGTTGCCGGTTACGTGCTGCACAATGACGTAAGCGAGCGTGAGTTCCAACTGGAGCGTAATGGTACCTGGGATAAGGGTAAAGGTTGTGATACTTTTGCGCCGCTTGGTCCGTTTTTGGCTACCCCTGATGAAATTGCCGATCCGCATAACCTGCGCCTGTGGTTAAAAGTAAACGGCGAAACCATGCAGGATGGCACTACATCAAACTTTATATTTAACCTGCCGCACCTTATTTCGTACACCAGCCAGTTCATGACTTTGCTGCCGGGCGATATTATTTCGACAGGCACACCTGCAGGTGTAGGCTTAGGCATGAAGCCACCTATTTATTTAAAAGCAGGCGATGTGGTTGAATTAGGAATAGAAGGCCTGGGCGAATCGAAACAAAACCTAATAGCTTATGCTAAAAATTGA
- a CDS encoding UxaA family hydrolase: protein MSTQKETYLRIHPHDNVLVALQDLPQGTVITFDGQTFTLVDKVAAKHKFAINELPVDKEIYMYGVLVGKASAVIPQGGLLTTENVHHAAEGFHLGERKLQWHQPDTTNFEGKTFMGYPRADGSVGTGNYWIVVPMVFCENRNINVLKEALVDKLGYKKAKSYEGDVEQLMELYQAGKSVEEILNADIQASEDKPNSKRLFKNIDGIKFLSHSMGCGGTREDSDTLCGLIAGYITHPNVAGATILSLGCQHAQVSILQNEIAKRDANFNKPLVVLEQQKVGTESELLKQALKQTFAGLVKANETTRQPAPLSKLCVGLECGGSDGFSGISANPALGYLSDLLVTMGGSVILSEFPELCGVEQELSDRCIDVETANRFMHLMTTYNARAEADGSGFYANPSPGNIRDGLITDAIKSAGAAKKGGTSPVTAVLDYPEKVTKPGLNLLCTPGSDVESTTAEVGAGANIVLFTTGLGTPTGNPVTPVIKLSTNTAMFERMPDIIDINCGTIIEGSETIHQAGERILDYVIKVASGEAEPKSVKLGQDDFIPWKRGVSL from the coding sequence ATGTCAACACAAAAGGAAACATATTTAAGGATCCATCCGCATGATAACGTACTGGTAGCCTTACAGGACCTGCCGCAGGGAACTGTTATTACGTTTGATGGACAGACTTTTACACTGGTAGATAAAGTAGCAGCTAAACATAAATTCGCCATTAACGAACTGCCGGTAGACAAGGAAATTTACATGTACGGCGTGCTGGTAGGCAAAGCCTCGGCCGTCATACCGCAAGGTGGTTTGTTAACCACCGAAAATGTGCATCATGCAGCCGAAGGCTTCCATTTGGGCGAACGCAAGCTACAATGGCACCAGCCTGATACGACTAATTTTGAAGGTAAAACCTTTATGGGCTACCCTCGTGCCGATGGCTCGGTTGGTACAGGTAACTACTGGATTGTGGTACCGATGGTTTTCTGTGAGAACAGGAATATCAACGTATTAAAGGAAGCGCTGGTTGATAAGCTGGGCTATAAAAAGGCCAAAAGCTACGAGGGCGATGTGGAGCAGCTTATGGAACTTTACCAGGCCGGTAAATCTGTTGAGGAGATATTGAACGCCGATATCCAGGCATCCGAAGATAAGCCAAACTCTAAACGCCTGTTCAAAAATATCGACGGCATTAAATTTTTGAGCCACAGCATGGGTTGCGGCGGCACCCGCGAAGATTCAGATACCCTTTGCGGATTGATAGCAGGATATATCACACACCCCAACGTGGCCGGAGCAACCATATTAAGCTTAGGCTGCCAGCATGCGCAGGTAAGCATTTTGCAAAATGAAATTGCCAAACGTGATGCTAATTTCAATAAGCCGCTGGTTGTACTGGAACAGCAAAAAGTAGGTACCGAAAGCGAATTATTAAAACAAGCTTTGAAGCAAACCTTCGCCGGTTTGGTAAAAGCCAATGAAACTACCCGTCAACCTGCACCGTTGTCAAAATTGTGCGTTGGTTTGGAATGCGGCGGCTCGGATGGTTTTTCGGGCATTTCGGCTAACCCGGCATTGGGTTATTTATCCGATCTGCTGGTTACCATGGGCGGTTCGGTGATCCTTTCAGAGTTTCCGGAGCTTTGCGGCGTAGAGCAGGAACTAAGCGACCGTTGTATCGATGTAGAAACCGCTAACCGCTTTATGCACCTCATGACTACTTATAATGCGCGTGCAGAAGCCGACGGCTCAGGCTTTTACGCTAACCCATCGCCGGGTAATATCCGTGATGGATTGATCACTGATGCTATTAAATCGGCAGGTGCGGCTAAAAAAGGCGGGACCTCACCGGTAACAGCGGTATTGGATTATCCTGAAAAAGTAACCAAACCGGGTTTGAATTTACTATGTACCCCCGGCAGCGATGTGGAAAGTACTACGGCTGAAGTGGGTGCAGGCGCCAATATCGTACTATTCACCACAGGTTTGGGGACGCCTACAGGCAACCCGGTTACCCCAGTCATCAAACTATCAACCAATACGGCTATGTTTGAGCGTATGCCCGATATTATAGATATTAACTGCGGTACCATCATTGAAGGCTCCGAAACCATTCACCAGGCCGGTGAGCGGATCCTGGATTACGTGATAAAAGTAGCCAGCGGCGAAGCCGAACCGAAATCGGTAAAACTTGGCCAGGATGATTTTATTCCGTGGAAGAGAGGGGTGTCGTTGTAG